The Humulus lupulus chromosome 3, drHumLupu1.1, whole genome shotgun sequence genome window below encodes:
- the LOC133823141 gene encoding ABC transporter C family member 2-like isoform X2: MAFGPLVWYCCPAENGFWSKAVENAFGAYTPCGVDSLVVAVSHLVLLGLCFYRIWRIKKDVTVQWFCFRSNLYNYALACLATYSAVEPLFRLIMGFSMLNLDGLPGLAPFEIVSFIIEALAWCSMLVMIVLETKVYIYEFRWFVRFGVMYALVGVIVMLNLILPLNDFYSSELSCSLIMIISWTSPLLELPS, from the exons ATGGCTTTTGGGCCTTTGGTGTGGTATTGTTGCCCTGCGGAAAATGGATTTTGGAGTAAAGCAGTGGAGAATGCCTTTGGTGCTTACACACCATGTGGGGTTGACTCCTTAGTGGTGGCTGTTTCTCATCTAGTTCTTCTAGGCCTGTGCTTCTATCGAATATGGAGGATTAAGAAAGATGTTACAGTTCAATGGTTCTGTTTCAGGTCCAATCTTTATAATTATGCGTTGGCATGTTTGGCTACTTATTCTGCTGTTGAGCCTCTGTTCAGATTGATAATGGGATTTTCAATGCTGAATTTGGATGGGCTGCCTGGTCTTGCACCTTTTGAG ATAGTTTCTTTCATAATCGAGGCACTTGCTTGGTGTTCTATGTTGGTTATGATTGTTCTGGAGACCAAAGTCTACATCTATGAATTCCGGTGGTTTGTGAGATTTGGAGTCATGTATGCTTTAGTAGGGGTTATCGTAATGCTCAATCTCATTCTTCCTTTGAACGACTTTTACAGTAG cgagctgagctgcagcctaatcatgattatctcgtggacatccccattactggagctgccgtcataa
- the LOC133823141 gene encoding ABC transporter C family member 2-like isoform X1 encodes MAFGPLVWYCCPAENGFWSKAVENAFGAYTPCGVDSLVVAVSHLVLLGLCFYRIWRIKKDVTVQWFCFRSNLYNYALACLATYSAVEPLFRLIMGFSMLNLDGLPGLAPFEIVSFIIEALAWCSMLVMIVLETKVYIYEFRWFVRFGVMYALVGVIVMLNLILPLNDFYSRNHFAVSFGTEKVLLMVLFGVFFVT; translated from the exons ATGGCTTTTGGGCCTTTGGTGTGGTATTGTTGCCCTGCGGAAAATGGATTTTGGAGTAAAGCAGTGGAGAATGCCTTTGGTGCTTACACACCATGTGGGGTTGACTCCTTAGTGGTGGCTGTTTCTCATCTAGTTCTTCTAGGCCTGTGCTTCTATCGAATATGGAGGATTAAGAAAGATGTTACAGTTCAATGGTTCTGTTTCAGGTCCAATCTTTATAATTATGCGTTGGCATGTTTGGCTACTTATTCTGCTGTTGAGCCTCTGTTCAGATTGATAATGGGATTTTCAATGCTGAATTTGGATGGGCTGCCTGGTCTTGCACCTTTTGAG ATAGTTTCTTTCATAATCGAGGCACTTGCTTGGTGTTCTATGTTGGTTATGATTGTTCTGGAGACCAAAGTCTACATCTATGAATTCCGGTGGTTTGTGAGATTTGGAGTCATGTATGCTTTAGTAGGGGTTATCGTAATGCTCAATCTCATTCTTCCTTTGAACGACTTTTACAGTAG GAATCACTTTGCAGTCAGTTTTGGGACAGAGAAAGTTTTGTTGATGGTCCTATTCGGTGTTTTCTTTGTAACCTAG